In Fluviicola taffensis DSM 16823, the following are encoded in one genomic region:
- the asnB gene encoding asparagine synthase (glutamine-hydrolyzing), with protein MCGISGIVSFTPSDKFVSEIKLMTDSIRHRGPDGEGHWIDEKNQVALGHRRLSIIDLSEKGKQPMHYLDRYTITFNGEIYNYIELKQQLTEAGYSFTSDTDTEVLLALFDQKKEACLQDLDGMFSFAIWDAKDETLFCARDRFGEKPFHYCFHDNQFYFASEMKALWAASIPKKKNDRLFTHFEKTGSVHLPENINETFYEAIWRLEHGHWMKVKPDGSHEIQKYYDIDWKKQDCKLNFQDACIEFNRLFQLSLTRRFRSDVPVGTSLSGGLDSSSIVCNMKPYAHQQQVTPLTFSARFKDFKKDEGYFIEKVIEKTGFESYNTWPTGMEMASDIEQLCFHQEEPFGSASIYAQYRVQLLAKEKNVTVLIDGQGADEILAGYINYYSDYLQSLFHEKPFFSRKRIKEQHRFIDFHTPHTGLKKALIKRLNYYEVKGKIKPNKAVKRLNEHLYNSTMRGPLQDLLRYADRNSMAHSREIRLPFLFHELVEFCFSLPDEFKLKLGWTKYIMRVTFEEVLPEEICWRKEKVGFEPPQNEWLENAGINASWRSYLLNKFE; from the coding sequence ATGTGTGGTATTTCGGGAATCGTATCTTTTACTCCATCGGATAAATTTGTATCCGAAATTAAACTCATGACTGACAGTATCCGTCACAGAGGACCTGACGGTGAAGGACATTGGATCGATGAAAAAAACCAGGTTGCCTTGGGTCACAGAAGGCTTTCCATTATTGATCTTTCGGAGAAAGGGAAACAGCCCATGCATTACCTGGATCGGTATACGATTACATTTAACGGTGAAATTTACAATTACATTGAGTTAAAACAACAACTGACAGAAGCTGGTTATTCCTTCACTTCTGATACAGACACTGAAGTTTTGCTTGCTTTATTCGACCAAAAAAAAGAGGCTTGTCTGCAGGATTTGGATGGGATGTTCTCTTTTGCAATCTGGGATGCTAAGGATGAAACTTTGTTTTGTGCCAGAGACCGTTTTGGAGAAAAGCCTTTTCACTATTGTTTTCATGACAATCAATTCTATTTTGCATCTGAAATGAAAGCACTTTGGGCAGCTTCCATTCCTAAAAAGAAGAATGACCGGCTGTTTACTCATTTTGAAAAGACAGGTTCTGTCCATCTTCCCGAAAACATCAACGAAACCTTTTATGAAGCTATCTGGCGTTTGGAACATGGACACTGGATGAAAGTCAAACCGGACGGATCGCATGAAATTCAAAAGTATTACGATATCGACTGGAAAAAGCAAGATTGCAAACTGAACTTTCAGGATGCATGCATCGAGTTCAATCGCCTGTTTCAATTGAGTCTTACCCGGCGTTTCCGTTCCGATGTTCCCGTAGGAACAAGCCTAAGCGGTGGTTTGGATAGTTCTTCGATTGTTTGTAATATGAAACCCTACGCCCATCAGCAACAGGTTACTCCACTTACTTTTTCAGCCAGATTCAAGGACTTCAAAAAAGACGAAGGTTATTTCATTGAGAAGGTAATCGAAAAAACAGGTTTTGAATCCTACAATACCTGGCCGACAGGCATGGAAATGGCAAGTGATATTGAACAATTGTGCTTTCATCAAGAAGAACCCTTTGGAAGTGCCAGCATTTACGCACAATACCGCGTTCAACTCCTAGCAAAGGAAAAGAATGTTACTGTATTGATTGACGGCCAGGGAGCTGATGAAATTCTTGCAGGATATATTAACTATTACTCCGATTACCTGCAATCTTTATTCCACGAAAAACCTTTTTTTTCGCGCAAAAGAATCAAAGAACAGCATCGTTTTATTGATTTTCACACACCTCATACTGGCCTGAAAAAAGCATTGATAAAAAGATTAAACTACTACGAAGTAAAAGGTAAGATAAAACCCAATAAAGCTGTAAAAAGGTTAAACGAACATCTTTACAATAGTACTATGCGCGGTCCCTTGCAAGACCTGTTGCGTTATGCTGACCGAAATTCCATGGCACATAGCAGAGAGATTCGCTTACCTTTCTTGTTCCATGAATTGGTAGAATTTTGTTTCTCTCTTCCTGATGAGTTCAAGCTAAAACTGGGATGGACTAAATATATTATGCGTGTCACATTTGAAGAAGTTTTACCAGAAGAAATTTGTTGGAGAAAAGAAAAAGTGGGATTCGAACCGCCGCAAAATGAATGGTTAGAGAATGCTGGCATAAACGCCTCCTGGAGATCGTATCTCTTAAATAAATTTGAATGA
- the wecB gene encoding non-hydrolyzing UDP-N-acetylglucosamine 2-epimerase, producing the protein MLKLVTIIGARPQMIKAAAISRAIRLHFNNEIDEIIVHTGQHYDAAMSQVFFDELQIPKEKYNLEIGSGSHAVQTAKMMLAIESVLLQEKPDALITYGDTNSTLAACLTAVKLFIPIIHIEAGVRGYNKHFPEEVNRLICDHLSSMLFVPTIAGIESLKKESIIHNNQVKVANFNQPKVFLTGDIMYDNTLYFSAISEQKKDIIQAKYKLPETFILVTIHRPSNVDDFNKLYGIFTAIERISVEFNKSFVIPVHPRTKAIIEKNNELSSLIKQLNILLIPPVSFIEMIYLESTASFIMTDSGGVQKEAYFLQKPSIIMLDETPWTELIESGNAILTGNDPEKIYLAYKELTQKKLKFDLKLYGDGNASTSIVQTILKDFKGKTV; encoded by the coding sequence ATGCTAAAATTGGTCACAATTATTGGTGCGCGGCCACAAATGATAAAAGCCGCAGCAATTTCAAGAGCAATTCGCTTACATTTTAACAACGAAATTGATGAAATAATTGTACACACTGGACAACATTATGATGCTGCCATGTCACAAGTGTTTTTTGATGAATTACAAATTCCAAAGGAAAAATATAATTTAGAAATTGGTTCGGGAAGCCACGCTGTTCAAACGGCAAAAATGATGCTTGCTATCGAATCGGTCCTTCTCCAAGAAAAACCAGATGCCTTAATTACCTATGGCGATACGAATTCAACACTTGCTGCATGCCTAACTGCAGTTAAATTATTTATTCCTATTATCCATATTGAGGCTGGGGTTAGAGGATACAACAAACATTTCCCGGAAGAAGTAAATCGTTTAATTTGCGATCACCTTTCTTCCATGCTTTTTGTACCTACGATAGCAGGCATAGAATCATTGAAAAAGGAAAGCATTATCCACAACAATCAGGTAAAAGTCGCAAACTTTAATCAACCAAAAGTTTTTCTTACTGGAGATATTATGTACGATAATACTTTATATTTTTCAGCCATCAGTGAGCAAAAAAAAGATATAATACAAGCGAAGTACAAGTTACCTGAAACATTTATTCTTGTAACTATTCACCGACCTAGCAACGTAGATGATTTCAATAAATTATATGGAATATTTACCGCAATTGAGCGCATATCCGTTGAATTCAACAAATCTTTCGTAATTCCAGTTCACCCAAGAACCAAAGCAATAATTGAGAAAAACAACGAATTATCGTCCCTGATTAAACAGTTGAACATATTATTGATCCCTCCTGTGTCTTTCATCGAAATGATTTATCTTGAATCCACAGCTTCTTTTATCATGACAGATTCGGGAGGAGTACAGAAAGAAGCATATTTTCTCCAAAAACCTAGCATTATAATGTTGGATGAAACTCCGTGGACAGAATTAATTGAATCAGGAAATGCTATTCTAACTGGGAATGATCCAGAAAAAATTTATTTGGCTTATAAAGAATTAACTCAAAAAAAATTAAAGTTTGATTTAAAACTATATGGTGACGGAAATGCTAGCACTTCCATTGTCCAAACAATTTTAAAGGATTTTAAAGGAAAAACAGTGTGA
- a CDS encoding N-acetyl sugar amidotransferase, with translation MLIKQYQQCTYCVMDTSDPDIYFNVEGVCNHCLDFRKNILPTIQKNSSDKTRLDQLIKLISGKKNTKSKYDCVIGVSGGLDSSYTAYFAKINGLNPLLVHLDNGWNTELAVQNIQTIATKLELDLETVVLDWSEFREIQLAFLRSSIVDIEIPTDLAIPAALHQLAKKYGVKTILSGGNYSSEGILPLQWGYHVMKDMKLYNHIVQNHSKVSRKKIPGFGLWDEFYFKIIRGVKIYYPLNYLNYSKNEAEKILEKELNCTFPKVKHHESRYTRFWQSYIMPVKFGFDYRRATLSTQICSGQTTRQEALEQLKSLPYNVETIEREKYFICKKLQISLEEFDFILQQKPLTHKDFPNSKKRINFVYSVYRFLFPKKQQ, from the coding sequence ATGCTAATAAAGCAATACCAACAGTGTACTTATTGCGTAATGGATACAAGTGATCCCGACATTTATTTTAATGTGGAAGGAGTTTGTAATCACTGTTTGGATTTTCGTAAAAATATTCTTCCTACTATTCAGAAAAACAGTTCCGATAAAACACGATTAGATCAACTGATAAAACTAATTTCAGGGAAGAAGAACACAAAATCAAAATACGATTGCGTTATTGGCGTGAGTGGAGGATTGGATAGTTCATACACCGCTTATTTCGCAAAAATCAATGGTTTAAATCCACTTTTGGTACATTTAGACAATGGATGGAATACCGAATTAGCAGTTCAAAACATTCAAACCATTGCAACCAAATTAGAACTCGATTTAGAAACGGTTGTGCTTGATTGGTCTGAATTCAGGGAGATTCAATTGGCTTTTTTGAGGTCTTCAATTGTAGATATTGAGATTCCAACCGATTTAGCAATTCCTGCAGCTTTGCATCAATTGGCAAAAAAATACGGTGTAAAAACAATTTTGTCCGGTGGAAATTATTCTTCAGAAGGAATTCTTCCCTTGCAATGGGGATACCATGTGATGAAGGATATGAAACTCTATAATCACATTGTTCAGAATCACAGCAAAGTATCTCGGAAAAAGATACCTGGATTTGGGTTATGGGATGAATTTTACTTCAAAATAATTCGAGGGGTGAAAATTTATTATCCATTGAATTATTTGAATTATTCCAAAAATGAAGCGGAAAAAATCCTTGAAAAAGAATTGAATTGTACTTTTCCAAAGGTAAAGCATCATGAATCGAGATACACCCGTTTTTGGCAATCATACATCATGCCCGTTAAATTTGGATTCGATTACAGAAGAGCAACTTTATCAACACAAATATGCTCTGGGCAAACAACAAGACAAGAAGCATTAGAACAACTCAAATCACTCCCATACAATGTGGAAACAATTGAAAGAGAAAAGTATTTCATCTGTAAAAAGCTACAAATTTCGTTGGAAGAATTCGATTTTATTCTCCAGCAAAAACCTTTAACACATAAAGATTTTCCGAATTCAAAAAAGCGGATTAACTTCGTCTATAGCGTTTATCGCTTTTTATTTCCAAAAAAACAACAATGA
- a CDS encoding sugar O-acyltransferase sialic acid O-acetyltransferase NeuD family yields the protein MDKLYIFPYSGSGLEVLDCIDDISNIVFVSDNQEHIGKNFHGIPVISGNEFQKVSIPHLISVHGSVASYQNRLETIQRFNSDVLWETVIHPSAVVSKYAKIGKNVFISAGVSIGPNATIDDHVIILANSTVHHDSHIGTGSIICGNVLVAGNVEIGKQVYIGAGSTIKNGIIIDSNSLIGMGSAVLNSVGENEVWYGNPAKKITH from the coding sequence ATGGATAAGCTATATATCTTTCCATACAGCGGTTCGGGCTTAGAGGTTTTGGATTGCATTGATGACATTTCCAACATCGTTTTCGTATCCGACAATCAAGAGCACATTGGCAAAAATTTTCATGGGATTCCTGTTATTTCAGGAAATGAGTTTCAAAAAGTTAGCATACCTCACTTGATTAGTGTTCACGGAAGCGTTGCATCTTATCAGAATAGGTTGGAGACTATTCAGAGATTCAACAGCGACGTCTTATGGGAAACCGTTATCCATCCAAGTGCCGTTGTTTCAAAATATGCCAAGATCGGGAAGAATGTATTCATTTCTGCGGGAGTTTCAATTGGTCCGAATGCCACTATTGATGACCACGTAATTATACTTGCAAACTCAACCGTTCATCATGATTCTCATATTGGAACAGGAAGTATTATCTGCGGAAATGTTTTGGTAGCAGGAAATGTTGAAATCGGAAAGCAAGTTTACATTGGCGCCGGTTCTACTATCAAAAATGGAATTATAATTGATTCTAACTCGTTGATTGGAATGGGTAGCGCGGTGCTTAATTCCGTTGGCGAGAATGAAGTTTGGTATGGAAACCCGGCTAAAAAAATCACGCACTAA
- a CDS encoding NAD-dependent epimerase/dehydratase family protein produces MNQSKKNILITGGAGFIPSSLADRLLQNPNYFVVLIDNFLTGKKENIPQHENCKFIHGDVNNFEEIAPLFSLYNFDYVFHYAAVVGVKRTLENPIMVLDDIYGIRNILDLSKRTGVTRVFYASSSEVYGEPVHLPQHETITPLNSRLPYAVVKNVGESYFRSYQQEYGLDYTIFRFFNTYGQKQSTDFVMSRFIQLALSNQDITVYGDGSQTRTFCYIEDHLDACIKTMEADLMINDVANIGNGTIVTVLELAETIIRLTNSKSKIVHLPSLEEGDMTRRQPDITKMKELLGKPFTALEDGIQIILNNLIK; encoded by the coding sequence ATGAATCAGTCAAAAAAAAATATACTTATTACTGGAGGAGCTGGTTTCATTCCTTCATCTCTCGCTGACAGATTACTTCAAAACCCCAATTATTTTGTAGTTTTAATTGACAATTTCCTTACTGGAAAAAAGGAGAATATTCCGCAACATGAAAATTGTAAATTCATTCACGGAGATGTAAACAACTTTGAAGAGATTGCTCCTCTTTTCAGTTTATACAACTTTGATTATGTGTTCCATTATGCTGCAGTTGTTGGTGTAAAACGCACATTGGAAAACCCCATCATGGTATTGGATGATATTTATGGAATTCGAAATATTCTAGACTTATCAAAACGTACAGGTGTAACACGTGTATTTTATGCATCTTCTTCAGAGGTTTACGGAGAACCAGTTCATTTGCCTCAACATGAAACAATTACACCTTTAAATTCTCGCTTGCCTTACGCAGTAGTCAAAAATGTAGGTGAATCTTATTTTCGCTCTTACCAACAAGAATATGGCTTAGACTATACCATCTTCCGTTTTTTCAATACTTACGGTCAAAAGCAAAGTACAGACTTTGTGATGTCGCGATTTATTCAATTGGCACTATCTAATCAAGACATTACTGTTTACGGAGATGGTTCTCAAACGCGTACTTTTTGTTACATCGAAGACCATTTGGATGCTTGTATTAAAACAATGGAGGCGGATTTAATGATTAATGATGTGGCAAACATTGGAAATGGAACAATTGTCACTGTTTTAGAATTAGCGGAAACAATTATTCGACTAACGAATTCTAAATCCAAAATTGTCCATCTACCGTCTTTAGAAGAGGGTGATATGACTAGAAGACAGCCAGATATTACTAAAATGAAGGAATTGCTTGGAAAACCCTTTACAGCATTGGAAGATGGAATTCAGATTATTTTGAACAATCTCATTAAATGA
- a CDS encoding glycosyltransferase, producing MKILLIHNLASSHSTLANSLNKIKGIQAKYITTSKHHYVSENEFGTYIPLYVSKKKPFAFLLHKLTFKRRIKKLIQWSDVVYYLWDSLLEEEDLKLAYSLGKPIFIEWMGSDIRDPEKLRKINPWFDETFDKGYEYKDLESSDRKNGVQLKFSNYKAQALAAPEMKLYIREDLFPLPKTLFQRIEIKKFSPAFPEISIQRPKIVHSPSAPIAKGTPTIEKVISELKETHDFDFVYLHGMSRDQVLKEMQTADIFLDQIICGGYGMAACEAMAFGKPVMCYLLPELFELGLPLDCPIINTDPGNLKENLVRLLSDPGLRNQTGIKSRNFIEKYHDSDKIAAQLVDIFNDTQQ from the coding sequence ATGAAAATTTTACTTATTCATAACTTAGCTTCCTCTCATTCGACATTGGCAAATTCCCTCAATAAAATAAAAGGGATACAGGCAAAATACATTACAACCTCAAAACACCACTACGTTTCGGAAAATGAATTTGGCACTTATATTCCTCTTTACGTTTCAAAAAAAAAGCCCTTTGCATTCCTGCTTCATAAACTGACATTCAAAAGACGGATAAAAAAACTCATTCAATGGTCAGATGTCGTTTATTACCTGTGGGATAGTTTATTGGAGGAAGAAGATTTGAAATTAGCCTATTCTTTAGGAAAACCGATTTTTATTGAATGGATGGGCAGCGATATTCGGGACCCTGAAAAATTGCGAAAAATAAATCCATGGTTTGACGAGACATTCGATAAAGGCTACGAGTACAAAGACCTGGAATCTTCTGATCGGAAAAACGGAGTTCAACTCAAATTTTCCAACTATAAAGCTCAGGCACTTGCTGCTCCGGAAATGAAATTGTACATTCGGGAGGATCTGTTTCCTCTCCCGAAAACCCTTTTCCAGCGAATTGAGATTAAAAAATTTTCACCTGCATTTCCTGAAATATCCATTCAAAGACCGAAGATTGTTCACTCTCCCTCTGCCCCGATTGCCAAAGGCACACCAACCATTGAAAAAGTGATATCCGAATTAAAAGAAACGCATGATTTCGACTTTGTTTACCTGCATGGAATGTCAAGAGACCAGGTACTGAAAGAAATGCAAACGGCTGACATTTTTCTGGATCAAATCATTTGTGGTGGCTATGGTATGGCTGCCTGCGAAGCAATGGCATTCGGAAAACCTGTCATGTGCTATTTATTACCGGAATTATTCGAACTCGGATTGCCATTGGATTGTCCGATCATAAATACAGATCCCGGCAATCTGAAAGAAAACCTGGTCCGTCTTCTATCCGATCCAGGATTGCGAAATCAAACTGGGATTAAAAGCAGGAATTTTATTGAAAAGTATCATGATTCCGATAAAATTGCCGCTCAATTAGTTGACATTTTTAACGATACCCAGCAATGA
- a CDS encoding lipopolysaccharide biosynthesis protein yields the protein MRSLLKQLVGESAIYGISGIVTKFIGIFLVPLYTNIFEPSDYGMINIINSFFFFVGIFVVFALDNSAARWFYDTEDLEDRKKTISSWFWFQLLITTVVCSGIILLSGFLSKKLLHTNDPDLFIISAISVFTGVLPIIVQNWLRMQRKAVHTVVFSLLYSLLTIGLTIYFVLMERSGIIGVFYAVVISNSVASIYCIFLLRSWISMKYLSGKRLKEMLVFALPLIPTSIAFWVINSSSTFVLDYFYDLEEVGIFQLGLTISSAVTLFTSSFQMAWGPFAYSIIKKDNAKEVYSTVLTAYTIIANLIALSLALFAYELLVVFTTPNYYDAYLVAGFLSFNSTIYSYVYIIGIGNGIVKNNKPLAISVLLSAAVTTGLLVVLTPMYGKTGTAISMIIGNMIIPIYVYFSAQKRYHIPYKMILVLSLCGFSFGLYLLYLLIKTDVTYINIIIKGILIIGYIISGFIALYLWDRKSFDAIKQFYSNFKTRKNKV from the coding sequence ATGAGATCATTATTAAAGCAACTAGTTGGTGAAAGTGCCATTTATGGGATCAGTGGGATTGTCACCAAATTCATCGGGATTTTCCTGGTTCCATTATACACGAATATTTTTGAGCCTTCAGACTACGGGATGATCAATATCATCAATTCCTTTTTCTTTTTCGTGGGCATCTTTGTGGTTTTCGCTTTAGACAATTCGGCTGCACGCTGGTTTTACGATACGGAAGATCTGGAAGACCGTAAAAAAACCATTTCAAGTTGGTTTTGGTTTCAATTACTGATCACAACTGTCGTTTGCTCAGGAATCATCCTTCTTTCCGGGTTCCTCAGTAAGAAACTATTACACACAAACGATCCGGATTTATTTATTATTTCTGCAATCAGTGTATTTACAGGGGTTTTACCAATTATTGTTCAAAACTGGCTTCGAATGCAGCGCAAAGCAGTTCACACAGTTGTATTCAGCCTGCTTTACTCTTTACTAACGATCGGGCTCACGATCTATTTCGTTTTAATGGAACGGTCCGGAATTATTGGTGTCTTTTATGCCGTAGTCATCAGCAATTCAGTGGCAAGTATCTACTGCATTTTCCTGCTCAGATCATGGATCTCCATGAAGTATTTGTCAGGGAAAAGATTGAAAGAAATGCTGGTTTTTGCACTCCCACTCATCCCTACATCCATAGCCTTTTGGGTCATCAATAGTTCTTCAACCTTTGTATTGGACTATTTTTATGATTTAGAGGAAGTCGGAATTTTTCAACTTGGATTAACCATTTCTTCAGCCGTTACGCTCTTTACCAGTTCTTTCCAAATGGCTTGGGGCCCCTTTGCTTATTCCATTATCAAAAAGGATAATGCAAAAGAAGTTTACAGTACCGTTCTAACTGCCTACACGATCATTGCAAACCTGATAGCACTTTCACTTGCCTTGTTTGCTTATGAGCTACTCGTTGTTTTTACAACACCCAATTATTATGATGCTTACCTTGTCGCCGGATTCTTGTCTTTTAATTCAACTATTTACAGTTACGTTTACATTATTGGGATTGGAAATGGAATTGTAAAAAACAATAAACCTTTGGCTATATCGGTATTATTGTCTGCCGCAGTGACAACAGGTCTATTAGTTGTGTTAACACCTATGTATGGAAAAACGGGAACTGCCATCAGTATGATTATCGGGAATATGATCATTCCTATTTACGTCTATTTCTCAGCTCAAAAAAGATACCACATCCCCTATAAAATGATACTCGTTCTTTCACTTTGCGGGTTCTCATTCGGGCTGTACCTTCTATATCTTCTGATTAAAACAGATGTGACCTATATCAATATCATTATCAAAGGAATTTTAATCATCGGATACATTATTTCCGGTTTTATAGCACTTTATCTCTGGGACCGAAAATCATTTGACGCAATCAAACAATTTTACAGCAATTTTAAAACCAGAAAAAACAAAGTTTAA
- a CDS encoding glycosyltransferase family 2 protein: MFLSIVIPTYNRAHLIENTLQRVLDQTCDDFEVIIIDDGSTDNTEEIIQPYLSEKVKYYRIPNSERGAARNRGTELAKGNYVNWFDSDDEMLPNHVSFIKELVEKNNKPEVLHVMYQIKDQTTGKTTTIQSSYSSRQRKRKNFLIEGNYLACNPVIVRRDIALENPFIENRNLSASEDYELWLRLLAKYTFVKSAEITSYLIQHDERSVNTMTDPDKLELRFLTFLKYIDTNKQLKEFLGIDYSYFVMRNYLILAVDLAYNGHKRKGLFYLKKALREHKRALNQRVFWATLKHLIF; encoded by the coding sequence ATGTTTCTCAGTATCGTCATCCCAACATATAATCGCGCACATTTGATTGAGAATACCCTACAACGTGTTTTGGATCAAACTTGTGATGATTTTGAAGTAATTATTATTGATGATGGGAGCACTGACAATACGGAAGAAATTATTCAACCCTATCTTTCTGAGAAAGTAAAATATTACCGAATTCCAAACAGCGAACGCGGAGCTGCCCGAAATAGAGGAACCGAATTAGCAAAAGGTAATTATGTCAATTGGTTTGACAGCGACGATGAAATGCTACCGAATCATGTGTCATTTATCAAAGAACTTGTTGAGAAAAATAACAAACCAGAAGTTCTTCATGTCATGTATCAAATAAAAGATCAAACGACTGGAAAAACAACAACTATTCAATCCTCTTATTCTTCTAGACAACGAAAAAGAAAAAACTTTTTAATTGAAGGTAATTATCTTGCATGCAACCCCGTTATTGTCCGAAGAGATATCGCACTTGAAAATCCATTTATCGAAAATCGAAATTTAAGCGCCAGCGAAGATTATGAATTGTGGTTGAGATTACTAGCCAAATATACCTTTGTTAAATCGGCCGAAATAACTTCTTACTTAATTCAACACGATGAACGAAGTGTCAATACAATGACAGACCCCGACAAGTTGGAACTGCGTTTTCTTACCTTTCTGAAATACATTGATACTAACAAGCAATTAAAAGAATTTTTAGGAATCGATTACTCTTATTTCGTAATGAGAAACTACTTGATTTTAGCGGTTGATTTGGCTTATAATGGACACAAACGCAAAGGATTATTTTACCTAAAAAAAGCACTTCGCGAACACAAAAGAGCTTTAAATCAACGCGTATTTTGGGCGACATTGAAACATCTGATATTTTAA
- a CDS encoding glycosyltransferase family 4 protein, translating into MNICYIISDIDKAVYFEQTALALRNKGTNVSYILINCTNLALHNFLMENGFLVQTIETKSLWKSGKAIRTCRRFLKELSITQVHCHLAHANWIGLWAAKLSGIKTRMFTRHSGEPLKTHWKERLIDKIQNRLATKIVAISKNIDDLLSKQGVPKSKREIIHHGFDLERFSNPNLLEVERIKKQYNPDNLSPTIGVISRFLELKGIQYIIPAFESLLKQYPNAQLALFGASENADYSSTINELLKKIPKQNVQIVSFENNVFDLYQLFDIYLHVPINPTCEAFGQTYVEALAAGVPSIFTLSGIAREFIVNEENALVVPFEDSEAIVNSIIRLLEDKELREKLRVNGQKSVNELFSFETYIEQLQRLYSK; encoded by the coding sequence TTGAACATTTGCTACATTATATCGGATATTGATAAAGCTGTTTATTTTGAGCAGACAGCACTTGCGCTTCGAAATAAAGGAACGAATGTTTCCTATATTCTGATTAACTGTACCAACTTGGCATTACATAATTTTCTGATGGAAAATGGCTTTCTTGTTCAAACCATCGAAACTAAAAGCTTGTGGAAATCTGGAAAAGCAATCCGAACTTGCCGCAGATTCTTGAAGGAACTATCCATTACACAAGTTCACTGCCACTTAGCTCATGCGAATTGGATTGGATTATGGGCTGCAAAACTTTCAGGAATTAAAACGCGAATGTTCACAAGACATTCTGGAGAACCGTTGAAAACCCATTGGAAAGAACGATTAATCGACAAAATTCAAAACCGCTTAGCCACCAAAATAGTTGCTATTTCCAAAAACATAGATGACTTATTAAGCAAGCAAGGCGTTCCTAAGTCAAAAAGAGAGATCATTCATCATGGGTTTGACTTAGAGCGGTTTTCGAATCCAAATTTGCTTGAGGTTGAACGCATTAAAAAGCAATACAATCCAGATAACTTGAGCCCAACTATTGGAGTTATTTCACGATTTTTAGAATTAAAAGGAATTCAATATATAATTCCTGCATTTGAAAGTCTTTTGAAACAATATCCAAACGCACAATTAGCTTTATTCGGAGCCTCAGAAAATGCCGATTATTCTTCAACAATAAATGAGCTTTTAAAGAAGATACCAAAACAAAACGTTCAGATTGTTTCTTTTGAAAACAACGTTTTTGATTTGTATCAATTGTTCGATATCTACCTCCATGTTCCAATAAATCCAACTTGCGAGGCCTTTGGACAAACATATGTAGAAGCACTCGCTGCCGGAGTCCCGTCAATTTTCACGTTAAGTGGTATTGCAAGAGAATTTATTGTGAATGAAGAAAATGCATTGGTTGTTCCATTTGAAGACTCGGAAGCAATAGTAAATTCCATTATCCGTTTATTGGAAGATAAAGAGCTTCGTGAAAAATTACGTGTGAACGGGCAGAAAAGTGTCAATGAACTGTTCAGCTTCGAAACCTATATTGAACAGCTTCAAAGACTTTATTCCAAATAA